A single genomic interval of Polyangium spumosum harbors:
- a CDS encoding aldo/keto reductase, whose protein sequence is MEYRTLGSSGVKVSTLCLGAMTFGEADEKSFMHKVGCDEPTAHAIMNRALDRGLNFIDTADVYGQDGLSERVVGNWLVQGKHRERTVLATKFRFRMGDGPNGTGASRYRIMRCVEDSLRRLRTDRIDLYQIHMQDNDTPEEETLRALDDLVRQGKVLYIGASNYAAYRLTDSLWTSRTSHLSPFVSLQMQYSLVSRELEREHVPLCKRFGLGLLPWSPLAGGFLTGKYQKNQPPPEGARLDKWKNQLAGFDSPRNWRILDAVTAVARERNSTKAAVSLAWLLHKPAVTSAIFGARSLEQLDACLVGADLSLSAEEMKRLDEASAFEPGYPYEMIGRVQQGRW, encoded by the coding sequence ATGGAATACCGCACCCTCGGAAGCAGCGGCGTCAAGGTCTCCACCCTCTGCCTCGGCGCCATGACGTTCGGCGAGGCCGACGAGAAATCGTTCATGCACAAGGTGGGCTGCGACGAGCCCACGGCCCACGCCATCATGAACCGCGCCCTCGACCGCGGCTTGAACTTCATCGATACGGCCGACGTCTACGGGCAGGACGGCCTCTCCGAGCGCGTCGTCGGCAACTGGCTCGTGCAGGGCAAGCACCGCGAGCGCACGGTCCTCGCCACGAAATTCCGCTTCCGCATGGGCGACGGCCCGAACGGCACGGGCGCCTCGCGATATCGCATCATGCGCTGCGTGGAGGACAGCCTGCGCCGCCTGCGCACCGATCGAATCGACCTCTACCAGATCCACATGCAGGACAACGACACGCCCGAGGAGGAGACCTTGCGCGCGCTCGACGACCTCGTGCGCCAGGGAAAGGTCCTCTACATCGGCGCCAGCAATTACGCGGCGTACCGGCTCACCGATAGCCTCTGGACGAGCCGCACCTCGCACCTCTCCCCGTTCGTCTCGCTGCAGATGCAATACAGCCTGGTCTCGCGCGAGCTCGAGCGCGAGCACGTGCCGCTCTGCAAGAGGTTCGGCCTCGGGCTCTTGCCCTGGTCGCCGCTCGCGGGCGGCTTTCTCACGGGCAAGTACCAGAAGAACCAGCCCCCGCCCGAGGGCGCGCGGCTCGACAAGTGGAAAAACCAGCTCGCCGGCTTCGACAGCCCGCGCAACTGGCGGATCCTCGACGCCGTCACCGCCGTCGCCAGGGAGCGCAATTCGACGAAGGCCGCCGTCTCGCTGGCCTGGCTGCTCCACAAGCCCGCGGTGACGAGCGCGATCTTCGGCGCGCGTAGCCTCGAGCAGCTCGACGCTTGCCTCGTCGGCGCCGACCTCTCGCTCTCGGCCGAGGAGATGAAGCGGCTCGACGAGGCGAGCGCGTTCGAGCCGGGGTATCCCTACGAGATGATCGGCCGCGTGCAGCAGGGCCGCTGGTGA